In the genome of Dermatobacter hominis, the window TGATCGCACAGGGCGGTGAGGGTGGCGGCCACACCGGATCCGTGCCGACCTCGCTGCTCGTGCCCCAGGTCGTCGACGGCGTGGCGGGCACCGACGTGGTGGTGCTGGCCGCCGGCGGGTTCTCCGACGGCCGCGGCCTGGCCGCCGCGCTGGCCTGGGGCGCCGACGGCGTCGCCATGGGCACCCGGTTCCTGCTGACCCAGGAGAGCCACGTGCCGGACCACGTGAAGGCGATCTACCTGCAGACGCCGCTCACCGGGACCGTGGTCACCACCGCGATCGACGGGGCGCCCCAGCGCGTGATCCGCACGGCGATGATCGACGCGCTCGAGCGGTCGCCGGGCCTCATGCGCTTCCCGCGGGCGGCGGGCAACGCGCTGCGGTTCTCCAAGCAGGCGGGCGTCTCCGTGCCCGACCTGCTGCGCACGGGGGTGCAGATGCGCAAGGACCAGGAGCTCACCTGGGCCCAGGTCGCGCTGGCCGCCAACGCGCCCATGATGACCAAGGCCTCCGTGGTCGACGGCGACGCCGAGGTCGGCATCCTGCCGACGGGTCAGGTCGTGGGCGTGATCGACGAGCTGCCCACGGTCGCCGAGCTGCTCGAGCGGATCATGGACGAGGCCGACGCGGTGCTCAGGCGCCTGTGCTCGCCCGGTCCGGACTCGACCGGTTCGGCCGGCTGAGCGCGGGCGGCGCTCCTCCGTCCGACCGCTCGACGACGTCCGACCGCTCCTCCGGGAGCCGGTGGAGGATCCGCAGCGCCCGCTCGGTCGACGGCGCGCCCTGCAGCCAGCGCCGCTCGAGCACGTCGAACGGCACGGCCCGGTCGAAGAGCCAGCCCTGGCCGTGGACGCAGCCGAGCGCCTGCAGTAGCCGGGCCTGCTCCAGCGTCTCGACGCCCTCGCCGACGGTCGCCAGCCCGAGCTTGTCGGCCAGGTCGACCACCGTCCGCACGATGAAGGCGTCGTCGGCCCGACCGATGCCGTCGACGAAGCTGCGGTCGATCTTGAGCACCGAGGCCGGGTAGTCGCCCAGCTGGCGCAGGGACGAGTTGCCGGTCCCGAAGTCGTCGATCGCGATGCCGACGCCCCGGGCGCGCAGCTCGCCGAGCGTGCGGCGGACCGAGTCGTCGATGATCACGTCCTCGGTGATCTCGAGAACTAGCAGCGACGGGTCGAGCCCGCTGCGGGCGAGGGCCTCGTCGACGTTGAGCAGCACCTCCGACCCGAGCTCGCCGGCCGACAGGTTGACCGTGACGCGCACCGGATGGCCGATGTCGCGGGCGTTGACCTCGGCGAAGCGCGTGGCGGCCTCGACCAGCGACCGGCGCCCGAGCGGCGCGAGCAGGCCGAGCGCGTCGGCCTCGGCCAGGAAGCGGTCCGGCGTCAGCAGCCCCTCCTCGGGGTGCCGCCAGCGCAGCAGCGCCTCCACCGTGAGGATGCGGCCCGTCGCCAGCTCCACGACCGGCTGGTAGTGGAGCTCGAACTCGTCCTCGTCGAGCGCCCGGCGGAGCTCCGGCGCGATGCGCACCCGTCGCCCGCTCGAGTCGTCCATCGAGTCGGCGAAGCGCGCCCACCGGCCCCGGCCCTGGGACTTGGCGTGGTACAGCGCGATGTCGGACCGGCGGAGGAGCTCGTCGGGCGTGATGCCGTCCTCGACCAGCGCCACGCCGACCGACACCGACGGCTGCAGCGTCGCCCCGCCGGTCGCGAACGGCCGTCGCATGTCCTCCACGAGCCGCTCCGCCTGGCGCTCGATGTCGGCCAGCGAACCGGCACGTCGGACCAGCACCACGAACTCGTCGCCGCCGAAGCGCACGACGTCCTCGCCCCAACGGGCCCGCAGGCGGTCGGCGACCGTGCGGATGAGCTGGTCGCCCTTGGCGTGACCGAGCGAGTCGTTGACCGGCTTGAGCAGGTCGATGTCGAGGAACATCA includes:
- a CDS encoding NAD(P)H-dependent flavin oxidoreductase translates to MSDQDAAPGPAAADGRHPALGTRAAALLGVRYPLVQTGMGWVSGARLTAATSAAGGLGILASATMTLDELRAAIAKVASRTDRPFGVNLLPNQPDAADRIGLIISEGVRVASFAAAPRPEQVHRLRDAGVTTIVTVGAKRHAEKVAELGVSAVIAQGGEGGGHTGSVPTSLLVPQVVDGVAGTDVVVLAAGGFSDGRGLAAALAWGADGVAMGTRFLLTQESHVPDHVKAIYLQTPLTGTVVTTAIDGAPQRVIRTAMIDALERSPGLMRFPRAAGNALRFSKQAGVSVPDLLRTGVQMRKDQELTWAQVALAANAPMMTKASVVDGDAEVGILPTGQVVGVIDELPTVAELLERIMDEADAVLRRLCSPGPDSTGSAG
- a CDS encoding putative bifunctional diguanylate cyclase/phosphodiesterase, with the protein product MSATVTPTPTTAAPTTAAPTGAGVPVADGAMVVRRRRPLVISAIAIGAVSLLAVPLLDLLGLGLSTDAVAGLRIGADIVASAIAAVLLGITAHRRRGSDRWVWGLFATGAGGWCIGSAIWAVYLATGSELPAPSPADAFYLLLPICWCAAGVVRSDRNDQGRTDRTSRVVDVIDSTTVGLSFLLVLWIVVFRVSGVGVEDKSALVTTVYPVAESVALTLLVRTMARNTADRRAFVLLTAGVAVYAAGDVAYLLVTQTFDLSESVPTLVDTAWITGFALLGGAAWIAMGGREPPRPRPNHQRNGVFPAVMGGVAAVVALIDLTQTDGATWTVATLVLIMVLLLARQSLTLAENRRLSTDLVSSVRGLEHQASHDALTGLPNREHLVQRLQGLIDSAGASTRSAVMFLDIDLLKPVNDSLGHAKGDQLIRTVADRLRARWGEDVVRFGGDEFVVLVRRAGSLADIERQAERLVEDMRRPFATGGATLQPSVSVGVALVEDGITPDELLRRSDIALYHAKSQGRGRWARFADSMDDSSGRRVRIAPELRRALDEDEFELHYQPVVELATGRILTVEALLRWRHPEEGLLTPDRFLAEADALGLLAPLGRRSLVEAATRFAEVNARDIGHPVRVTVNLSAGELGSEVLLNVDEALARSGLDPSLLVLEITEDVIIDDSVRRTLGELRARGVGIAIDDFGTGNSSLRQLGDYPASVLKIDRSFVDGIGRADDAFIVRTVVDLADKLGLATVGEGVETLEQARLLQALGCVHGQGWLFDRAVPFDVLERRWLQGAPSTERALRILHRLPEERSDVVERSDGGAPPALSRPNRSSPDRASTGA